CACGATGCTTCGCGTGATGTCATATCGCGAGAACGCAATAGGATAGCAGGCAATCAACTCCCTGTTCTTTTCCACACCGACTTAAGCAGATTTACTTTACGATTTCTTTACGCTTCCAAGTAGTGTCTTTACTATCGAGTAATTTTTAATCGTCGTTAATAACACTGAGTTTTCGAGAAGGTCTCGAAAGCCAACCTTTGTATTTCTAAATTATTCGGGTGACAATTATGGAATTCTGGTTAGGTGGAATTGTAGCGGTGCTGCTTCTGATCTACCTCGTGTATTGCCTGTTCAAGGCTGAGGAGATGTAGCACATGATTACCAATGACTTCTTGCAGATTGCCGCTCTAATCGCGGCACTGATCATTCTGACTCCCCTACTTGGGCGTTTCTGCTACAACATCCTGACCGGACAGGGAGCAAAGTACCTTCGACCATTTCAGGTGTTAGAGAATCTGACCTACATAGTAAGCGGCATTGACGCCAAAGCAGAGATGAGTTGGAAGCAATACGCCTCGGCGCTGTTGCTATTCAATCTCTGCGGATTTGTCATCGTGTTTCTGCTCCAGATGCTGCAGCACTTGTTGCCGCTCAACCCGCAGAATCTTCCGGCGACGTCATGGCATCTCGCATTCAATACTGCTATCAGTTTCACGACCAATACAAATTGGCAGGCTTATGCCGGGGAAACGACGCTCAGCTACTTGACTCAGATGATCGGGTTGACGGTGCAGAACTTTGTCAGCGCTGCGACCGGCATTGCGGTTTTGGCTGCTTTGGCACGCGGGATTTCGAGAAAAACATCTGGCACACTGGGCAATTTCTGGACCGACATGACACGGTCGACCGTGCATATCCTCCTGCCGCTTGCAATCGTCTGGACATTGGTACTCGTCGGACAAGGTGTAATACAGAATGTCGACAGCTACCAAATGGCGACGACCATCGAAGGCAAAGAACAAATTTTGCCGATGGGACCGGCAGCTTCGCAAATTGCAATCAAGCAACTCGGCACCAACGGTGGTGGATTCTTCAATACTAATAGTTCGCATCCATTCGAGAACCCAACGCCGATATCCAACTGGTTCGAGGTATTGGCGATTCTGATGCTTCCGGCGGCGCTGGTGTACACTTTTGGTTTGATGGTCGGCTCTCGTAAGCATGCCTGGGTATTGTATGGTGTGATGATGATAATGCTGATTGCATTTATCGGATTCTCTGCATACGCCGAATTCTCGAACAACAGCGCGCTGGGAGTCGCACACCTCGAAGGCAAAGAAACGCGATTCGGAATCGTGAACAGCATCATCTGGTCCAACTTCACAACAGTAGCGTCCAACGGTTCGGTGAACGCCATGCACTCAAGCATGTCGCCGATTACCGGCGGTATCGCGATGTTCAACATCATGCTGGGCGAGATCATCTTCGGCGGCGTCGGGGCCGGAATGTACGGGATGATATTGTTCGTGCTGCTCGCGGTGTTTCTGGCCGGGCTGATGGTCGGCAGGACACCGGAGTACTTCGGCAAGAAGATCGAAGCCTTGGAAATGCGCTGGACGACAATTGCAATCATCTTGCCATGCGCACTCATCTTGATCGGAGCGGCGCTTGCCTCCTCAACGTCAATGGGCTTAAGCAGTCTCGCAAATCGCGGTCCTCATGGGCTGAGTGAAATTCTCTATGCATTCTCGTCGGCAAGCGGCAACAATGGCAGCGCATTTGCTGGACTGAATGCCAACACGCCATTCTACAATGTCGCACTGGGACTCTGCATGTTATTAGCACGATTCGGTGTCATCCTGCCGGTGTTGGTGATCGCGGGAAGTCTGGTGCGAAAGAAAGCGACACCGCTGACGGCGGGGAGTTTCTCTACTGAAGGAATGACATTCGGATTGATTCTGACTGCAACCATTCTCATTGTCGGCGCATTGACATTCTTCCCGGTACTGGCGCTTGGGCCAATACTTGAACATCTACTAATGCTCTCGGGCACTACTTTTTAGGCGGGTGGAAAGTGACTACAACAACGAAATCAAATATGCTGTTAGACGGCGCACTACTGCGACAAGCTTCAATTGATGCTTTTCGTAAATTGAATCCAAAGGCGCAGATTAAAAATCCCGTGATGTTCGTCGTTCTTATCGGAACGATACTCACGGCGATAAGCTTTGTCGTGAATGTGATGAAGGGAAACTACTCGGGCTTCGATCTACAGATTTGCCTGTGGCTGTTCTTTACCCTGCTATTCGCGAATTTTGCCGAAGCAGTTGCCGAAGGCCGGGGAAAGGCGCAAGCCGAAAGCCTGAAACGCATGCGGACGGCAACCATTGCGCGAAAACTCACCGCCGGTGGCCGCGAGGAAAAGGTCAATGCAGGAGTTCTCAAACTTGGCGATCAGGTAGTGTGCGAGGCAGGCGATGTTATTCCCGGTGACGGCGAGGTTGTCGAAGGAATCGCGTCGGTAGATGAATCGGCGATTACCGGTGAATCAGCGCCGGTGATTCGTGAATCGGGCGGAGATCGCAGCGCAGTGACCGGCGGAACGCGCGTAATCAGCGACCGTATTGTGGTAAGGATAACGGCAGAGCAGGGCCGGAGTTTCCTTGACCGCATGATTGGCCTTGTCGAGGGCGCTCGTCGGCAGAAAACGCCGAACGAAATCGCGCTGAGCCTGGTGTTATCAGGGCTTACCATAATCTTCGTGCTTGCTGTCACTACGCTCAAATTGTTCGCGGACTACAGCGGCAATGAAGCGGCCCAGGATTTGTCGGCGGTTGTAACGCTTCCGATCTTGGTTTCACTGCTGGTGTGTCTTATCCCGACGACTATCGGCGGACTGCTTAGCGCGATTGGAATCAGCGGTATGGATCGCATGATCAGAAAGAACGTTATCGCCACCAGTGGCCGCGCTGTTGAGGCAGCTGGCGATGTTGACGTGCTGTTGCTGGACAAGACAGGTACGATCACCTTTGGCAATCGCATGGCAACGGAATTCATACCAGTGCCCGGAGTGCCGGCACAGACCCTTGCTGAAACGGCGCAGTTGGCTTCATTGAGCGATGAAACTCCAGAAGGCAGATCGATTGTCGTATTGGCAAAGGAGAAATTCGGTCTGCGTGCAGAGAATCTGCCGCCGCATCTTGCGCGTTTTGTTCCTTTCAGTGCGCAGACGCGCATGAGCGGTGTTGATGTGCTGGAAAGCGACGAACCGGTACGCACTTTGCGCAAGGGTTCGGGCGACGCGATCAAGAATCACATCGAAAGCAACGGCGGCACTTGGCCTTCGGAGATCAATCCGATTGTAGAGGCCGTTTCAAAGTCCGGCGGCACACCGCTGGTAGTCTCCGAAGAACACTTTGTTCTCGGCGTGGTGCATCTCAAGGATGTCGTTAAGGGCGGAATCAAGGAGCGATTCGCACAATTACGCTCCATGGGCATTCGCACAATTATGGTGACAGGAGACAATCCACTAACGGCAGCTTCAATCGCTGCGGAGGCGGGCGTTGACGATTTCATGGCGCAAGCCAGTCCCGAAGCCAAACTCAATCGCATTCGCGAAGAGCAGGCAAACGGACATCTGGTTGCCATGACCGGCGACGGTACCAACGATGCCCCGGCCCTTGCACAGGCCGATGTTGGCGTGGCGATGAATACAGGAACGCAGGCCGCGCGCGAAGCCGGCAACATGGTTGACCTTGACTCGAATCCCACCAAGTTGATAGAGGTCGTGGAAACCGGCAAGCAGTTGCTTATGACGCGCGGAGCATTAACGACATTTAGCGTCGCCAATGACGTGGCCAAGTACTTTGCCATCGTGCCGGCGATGTTCAGTGTGTTGTATGCTACTGCCGGATCGGTTGGACCTTTGGCACAGCTCAATGTCATGCAGCTTGAGTCACCGCAGAGCGCAATTCTTAGCGCCGTGATTTTCAATGCGCTGATTATCGTGGCTCTGATTCCGCTTGCCTTGAAAGGAATCAAGTATCGGCCCATGGGAGCGGCTGCCGTACTGCGACGGAACCTCCTAATTTATGGATTGGGCGGCTTGATTGCACCGTTTGTCGGAATCAAGTTCATCGACATTATTGTTACCCAATTGGGATTAATCTCATAACTTGTTAAGAGTGGATTTTCAATGAAGACGTTTATCATAGCAGCAAAACTGATCATCGTAATGACAGTTGTGACCGGCGTGCTCTACCCCATGATCATGCTGGGGGCAGCGCAGGCACTATTCCCTCATCAAGCCAACGGAAGCCTGACTTACTCTGGTGGAAAGTTGATTGGATCGGAGCTTATTGCTCAGGAGTTCGCCGATTCTTCGTACTTTTGGCCACGTCCCTCCGGAATCGGCTATAATCCCCAACCATCAAGCGGCACAAATCTTGGCCCGACAAGCAAGGCTCTACTTGAACAGATAACATCCCGTCGGGCGCTATTGACCGAGGCGAACGGCGGCGCACAACCACCGGACGATTTGCTACTGGCATCAGGTAGTGGACTCGATCCGCATATCTCGCCTGAAGCTGCCCGCTACCAGATTGACCGTGTTGCGAGAGTGCGCGGACTCAGTTCCGAGAAACTGGCACAGCTTCAGCAGTTGGTTGAAATGCGAGTTGAACCCTATAGTTTCGGATTTATAGGTCAGCCACGTGTGAATGTATTCCTGTTGAATCTTGCTGTTGATTCGCTATTCTTAAGCGTAAGAAAATGACAGACCACGATCGACCAGATCCACAGCGCATTCTGACGGCGCTGCAAAACGATGAAGCCAGAGAGCGCGCAGGTAAACTGCGCCTTTTCTTTGGTATGTCCGCCGGTGTCGGCAAGACATACGCCATGTTGAAAGCCGCGCAAGAGCTTCATGTTAACGGAGCCGATGTCGTCGTTGGAGTTGTGGAGACTCATAGCCGGGCTGAGACACAAGCACTGCTGACTGGACTTGCCGTTATTCCGCGCCGCGTCCTTGATTACAAGGGAACGCAACTTGAAGAATTGGACATTGATGCGATAATTGCACGAAAGCCAGCCTTCGTGCTCGTTGATGAGCTTGCACACTCCAACGTTCCCGGATCAAGACATCACAAACGGTATCAGGATGTTCTGGAGCTGCTCGAACACGGCATCAATGTATACTCGACGCTGAATGTTCAGCATCTCGACAGCCTGAATGATGTCGTTAGACGCATAACGGGCGTGACGGTGCGGGAAACCGTGCCTGATTCCGTGGTTCGACGCGCTGATGAAATTACATTGATTGACATTTCTCCGGCAGAGTTGTTGAAACGGCTTCGCGAAGGTAAGGTTTACTTAGGAGAACGCAAGCAAGCTGCCGCCGATAATTTCTTCAAAGAGGAATCGCTCACCGCATTGCGTGAACTCTCATTGCGGGCAACCGCCGAGCGTGTCGAAAATGAACTACAGAGCCTTCGCCAAAGCCTGCTCATTTCCGGCCGCTGGAATACAGTTGAGCGACTGCTGGTAGCTGTCAGTCACAGTCCGTTTTCTGAAGACCTGATTCGTGCGACGCGACGCCATGCAAGCGCGATGCGCGCACCGTGGGTAGCTCTCAATGTCGAAACCGGAAGAACGCTTTCTCATGAAGATCAAGAGCAACTTCTTAAGAATCTGCGGTTAGCGCAGGAGTTAGGCGCCGAAGTTGTAACAACCGCCGACCCGGATGCTGTTGCCGCGATTGCGCGAATCGCTCGCGAGCGCGACACCACGCAGATCATCGTTGGGCGGCCCGACCGTCGTTTTTGGCGCGATCTCTTTGGCGGCGGAACGATTCTCGATCGACTTGTGCGTCTCCGGCTCGACATCGATATTCATGTTATCCGTCCGCATCTTGAGATAAGCGAGTCGCTGCGCAAACCGATCATCGCGCCACCACGCGTAGACTTCGCACCAATTCTGACAGCGCTCGCCACTGTAGCGGGAGTGTCGGTATTGAACTGGTTTCTTGCGCCGCTTATCGGATATCGCGCAGTAGGCTTCTTCTACTTGCTGGCAATTCTGTTCTTGGCATTTCGCAGTTCTCTCGCGGCGATGTTCACTGCCGCTACGCTCAGCGCGATAATGTGGAATTTCTTCTTCATTCCGCCGCGATTCACGTTTTCAATCAGCGCACCGGAAGACTTCATGATGTTCACAGCATATTTTGTGGTCGCCACTATCACCGGTGTATTGACTGCGCGTGGGATCAATCATGAGAGATTGTTGCGCCAACGTGAAATGCGGACGCAGGTGCTTTTCGATTTCGTCCGGTCTCTGGTCGAAATTCAGGGGATGGAGCAAATTGAGGAAGAGGTTGACCGCCGAACGCAACGGTTGTTTCAAGCGCGATCGTGCCTATTGATTCCCAAGATCAAGAGTGGGAGATTGGACAGAACAACTCGTACAAATGCTATTGAGATGGACGTCAACGACTGGGCCGTCGCAGCATGGGTCTTCGAAAATGGCAAACCGGCCGGTTGGTCGACGGAAACGCTCTCGCAAGTTCGCTCGCTGTGTATTCCATTGCAGGTAGGTGAACAAAAACTTGGAGTACTTCTGTTCCGCCCGATTGAACCGACTGAACTTTCCCGCGATCAGAACGATCTGCTTTACGCATTGTGCCACCAAACTGCAGTCGTTGTCCAACGTGAGGTTCTTCAGTTGCAGAATCGCGACCTGGCTCTCTTGGAGGAATCCGAAAAACTTCATCAGACTCTGCTTAACTCAATCTCGCACGAGTTGCGCACACCGCTTACTTCCATAATCGGATTTGCCGCGGCTCTGCGCGACCCGAAGCTGCAATCGAATAGCGAAAATCGCGACACACTGGCTGAAGAAATCATGGCCTCGGCCGATCGACTCAACCATGTGATCGAGAATCTACTCGACATGTCAAGACTGCAATCAGGAACACTCAGGTTGAATCTCGAGTGGTTTGACGTTCAAGAGTTGATCAAGGAAACTGTGGAGCAAAATCAGAGTCTGTTAGTTGAGCGCCAGATAAAGGTCCAAGCTGATGAACATTCAATTCTACTCAATGGAGATTTCGGTTTGCTAATGCATGCGCTTTCCAATCTTGTGCGCAACGCAGCGATGTACTCGCCCATGAACTCCAGCATCAAGATCTCCGCGACGACTTCTGAGGAGTATCTGTCTATCGCCGTAGCGGATCAGGGACCTGGTATTCCGTCCTCAGAGCTAGAAAACGTCTTTGAGAAGTTTCGGCGGCTTCCCGATAGTCCTTCCGGTGGAATCGGGCTCGGGCTTTCGCTTGCAAAGAATATTGTCGAATTGCACAAAGGTCGAATTAGAGTAGCCAATCGCAGTATCGGCGGCGCCGAGTTTACAATCGACTTGCCGACGAAGAGCCAACCGTCGGGTCTTTCCGGGGAGACAACTCTATGAGCAACCAAATCAAAGTCCTCGTCATTGATGATGAGCCGGCTATTCGCAAACTACTGCGAGTCTGTCTTGAAGCGGACGGATATCATGTTGCTGATGCAGCGACAGCAAACGACGGTCTTCGCGATGCAGTGGCATTCAAGCCCGAAGTCATCATTCTCGATCTCGGATTGCCCGACATGGGCGGCGATGAATTCATCCGTCGGTTTCGCGAATGGTCCTCGATTCCGATTATCGTCCTGACAGTCAGAGATAATGACGTCGATAAAGTCAAAGTCCTTGATGCCGGCGCAGATGATTATTTGACCAAACCGTTCAGCACGGCGGAATTGCTGGCAAGGGTACGAGTCGCGCTTAGACATGCACATCCCGGTGAAGAATCGTCAGTGTTTGTATCGGGTCCGCTCAAAATTGACTTCGCTGCCCGCATCGTAACAGTGGATAACGAGATGGTGCATCTGACAGCCACCGAGTACAATCTCTTGCGGCTTCTTGCCCGCCATGCCGGAAGAGTCGTAACGCACACTCAGATTTTGCGAGAGGTTTGGGGGCCATCCGCTGTAGAGCAGCGACAATATTTGAGAGTGTATTTTGGGCAGTTGAGAAAGAAGCTAGATTCGGCGTCGATTCCGCAAGATCTAATCGCCACAGAACCGGGAATCGGATACCGGCTCCGCACAATCGAGTAGTCGATCAGATTCAACGCCTTCGCGATGAATCACGATGATTCCACACAGCCCTCTCTAAGTCACTTGGTCTCTTTGTGCAAATTTCTTGGGCCGGTTCATTTTTATGGTCCAAACAGCCGATAATCGTGTAAAACGCATCACATTGCCGTTAACGTAGAATGTTTACACGAGTTTGGAGCCGATGAAAAGATTCTTAATCATTCTGTATATCCTGACCTTGCTGTCGATTGTCTACTATCTCGCCTCCGGTTCGAGTTATTACGGCACACCCTACATTGAGCGTCCGCATCACGAGGACTATCGTGCGCTGCGACCGGCAGGAAGTCTTGGTATAGTATTTGGCTATGTCGGCTCGGCAATGATGATATTGATGTTAACCTACTCTCTTCGAAAGCGCACCAAGCTGCTCGGCAAGAGCGTCACGCTGCGTAATTGGCTGAAACTACATATTTATCTTGGCGTCTGCGGGCCGTTGTTCATCATTCTTCATTCGTCATTCAAGGTGCAAGGCCTGATCGCTGTGGCGTTTTGGTCAATGATCGCCGTTGCTTTGAGTGGTTACGTAGGTCGGTATCTGTATCAGCTTATTCCCCGCAATCAGGAGGGGGACGAATTGACAATGGCCGAAATCGACAAACAGATGCAGTTGACGACAGAGGTATTGAGGGACAAATATGGACTGGCGCCGGAACAATTGGCTCAGCTTGAGACATTGGCGAAACGACTAATCTCAACTGAAGGCTCGTTTGTCAGGCTTCTGTTTGGGGCAATCATCGCGGACATCACCCGACCGATGCTTGCACGTCGTCTAATGTCCGAGATGAAGAGATCGTTTGCCTCTGTTGACCGCGGACTAAAGCAACTTGCCCGGCTCGCTCTCGAGCGCGCCTCGCTTGCGCGACGAATTGAGATGCTGGACAGAACACGCGAAGTGTTTCACTATTGGCATGTCGTTCACAAGCCGTTTGCTATAATAATGTACCTGATTATGGGTGTTCACATCGGAATTGCCTTCTGGACAGGATTTGCAGGGTTATCGTAAAGCATGAGATCGCTCAATTGTTGGCGAGTAATTGTGGCCGTCACTATCTTAATGTCAGCCTCGGCGTTTGCACAATTATCTCCGGGTGACCTTTCGCAGGCACACAGTCACCTCGAGGGTCTCGACAACTGCCGCGCGTGCCACGGTTCCGACAGAAAACAGATTAGTCCGAATTGCTTGACCTGCCACACACTAATCCAGAAACAACTCAACGAACTCGACGGCCTCCACGGCACCAATCAATACAGAGTGTGTGAAGAGTGCCATGTCGAGCACCATGGTCGTGAATTTGCTTTGATATATTGGAAAGACGGTGAAGCTGCTTTCGACCATTCGCTTACGGGATACGAACTAAGCGGAGCGCATAAACCGCTACAGTGTCGGCAATGTCATATAGCCAAGAACGTTGTTCCTGACTTGAAGGAAGGTGATGTGCGGAAAGATCCGAACCGGACCTTTCTCGGACTTTCGACGCAGTGCAAGAGCTGCCACTTTGACGAACATCGCGGCCAGGTTTCCGAAAAGTGTGAATCCTGCCATTCTAACACGGCATGGAAACCAGCTATTTCTTTCGATCATCAGATGACAAAGTATCCACTCTCGGGCCAGCACCAGAAGGTCGAGTGTGCGAAGTGCCATCCTGCTCTTAGCGATAAGTCGGTGGTTGCTGACACATCGTACCAGAAGTTTACGGGCCTCAATTACTCCGAATGTAGTTCCTGTCACAAGGATCCGCACGCCAATCGCCTTGGACCGGATTGTGCCGGGTGTCATAATACCGGAGGCTGGAGAACGGTTAACAATAGCAA
This genomic interval from bacterium contains the following:
- the kdpC gene encoding potassium-transporting ATPase subunit KdpC, whose translation is MKTFIIAAKLIIVMTVVTGVLYPMIMLGAAQALFPHQANGSLTYSGGKLIGSELIAQEFADSSYFWPRPSGIGYNPQPSSGTNLGPTSKALLEQITSRRALLTEANGGAQPPDDLLLASGSGLDPHISPEAARYQIDRVARVRGLSSEKLAQLQQLVEMRVEPYSFGFIGQPRVNVFLLNLAVDSLFLSVRK
- the kdpB gene encoding potassium-transporting ATPase subunit KdpB, with protein sequence MLLDGALLRQASIDAFRKLNPKAQIKNPVMFVVLIGTILTAISFVVNVMKGNYSGFDLQICLWLFFTLLFANFAEAVAEGRGKAQAESLKRMRTATIARKLTAGGREEKVNAGVLKLGDQVVCEAGDVIPGDGEVVEGIASVDESAITGESAPVIRESGGDRSAVTGGTRVISDRIVVRITAEQGRSFLDRMIGLVEGARRQKTPNEIALSLVLSGLTIIFVLAVTTLKLFADYSGNEAAQDLSAVVTLPILVSLLVCLIPTTIGGLLSAIGISGMDRMIRKNVIATSGRAVEAAGDVDVLLLDKTGTITFGNRMATEFIPVPGVPAQTLAETAQLASLSDETPEGRSIVVLAKEKFGLRAENLPPHLARFVPFSAQTRMSGVDVLESDEPVRTLRKGSGDAIKNHIESNGGTWPSEINPIVEAVSKSGGTPLVVSEEHFVLGVVHLKDVVKGGIKERFAQLRSMGIRTIMVTGDNPLTAASIAAEAGVDDFMAQASPEAKLNRIREEQANGHLVAMTGDGTNDAPALAQADVGVAMNTGTQAAREAGNMVDLDSNPTKLIEVVETGKQLLMTRGALTTFSVANDVAKYFAIVPAMFSVLYATAGSVGPLAQLNVMQLESPQSAILSAVIFNALIIVALIPLALKGIKYRPMGAAAVLRRNLLIYGLGGLIAPFVGIKFIDIIVTQLGLIS
- the kdpF gene encoding K(+)-transporting ATPase subunit F, producing MTIMEFWLGGIVAVLLLIYLVYCLFKAEEM
- a CDS encoding response regulator; translated protein: MSNQIKVLVIDDEPAIRKLLRVCLEADGYHVADAATANDGLRDAVAFKPEVIILDLGLPDMGGDEFIRRFREWSSIPIIVLTVRDNDVDKVKVLDAGADDYLTKPFSTAELLARVRVALRHAHPGEESSVFVSGPLKIDFAARIVTVDNEMVHLTATEYNLLRLLARHAGRVVTHTQILREVWGPSAVEQRQYLRVYFGQLRKKLDSASIPQDLIATEPGIGYRLRTIE
- the kdpA gene encoding potassium-transporting ATPase subunit KdpA; this translates as MITNDFLQIAALIAALIILTPLLGRFCYNILTGQGAKYLRPFQVLENLTYIVSGIDAKAEMSWKQYASALLLFNLCGFVIVFLLQMLQHLLPLNPQNLPATSWHLAFNTAISFTTNTNWQAYAGETTLSYLTQMIGLTVQNFVSAATGIAVLAALARGISRKTSGTLGNFWTDMTRSTVHILLPLAIVWTLVLVGQGVIQNVDSYQMATTIEGKEQILPMGPAASQIAIKQLGTNGGGFFNTNSSHPFENPTPISNWFEVLAILMLPAALVYTFGLMVGSRKHAWVLYGVMMIMLIAFIGFSAYAEFSNNSALGVAHLEGKETRFGIVNSIIWSNFTTVASNGSVNAMHSSMSPITGGIAMFNIMLGEIIFGGVGAGMYGMILFVLLAVFLAGLMVGRTPEYFGKKIEALEMRWTTIAIILPCALILIGAALASSTSMGLSSLANRGPHGLSEILYAFSSASGNNGSAFAGLNANTPFYNVALGLCMLLARFGVILPVLVIAGSLVRKKATPLTAGSFSTEGMTFGLILTATILIVGALTFFPVLALGPILEHLLMLSGTTF
- a CDS encoding sensor histidine kinase KdpD, producing the protein MTDHDRPDPQRILTALQNDEARERAGKLRLFFGMSAGVGKTYAMLKAAQELHVNGADVVVGVVETHSRAETQALLTGLAVIPRRVLDYKGTQLEELDIDAIIARKPAFVLVDELAHSNVPGSRHHKRYQDVLELLEHGINVYSTLNVQHLDSLNDVVRRITGVTVRETVPDSVVRRADEITLIDISPAELLKRLREGKVYLGERKQAAADNFFKEESLTALRELSLRATAERVENELQSLRQSLLISGRWNTVERLLVAVSHSPFSEDLIRATRRHASAMRAPWVALNVETGRTLSHEDQEQLLKNLRLAQELGAEVVTTADPDAVAAIARIARERDTTQIIVGRPDRRFWRDLFGGGTILDRLVRLRLDIDIHVIRPHLEISESLRKPIIAPPRVDFAPILTALATVAGVSVLNWFLAPLIGYRAVGFFYLLAILFLAFRSSLAAMFTAATLSAIMWNFFFIPPRFTFSISAPEDFMMFTAYFVVATITGVLTARGINHERLLRQREMRTQVLFDFVRSLVEIQGMEQIEEEVDRRTQRLFQARSCLLIPKIKSGRLDRTTRTNAIEMDVNDWAVAAWVFENGKPAGWSTETLSQVRSLCIPLQVGEQKLGVLLFRPIEPTELSRDQNDLLYALCHQTAVVVQREVLQLQNRDLALLEESEKLHQTLLNSISHELRTPLTSIIGFAAALRDPKLQSNSENRDTLAEEIMASADRLNHVIENLLDMSRLQSGTLRLNLEWFDVQELIKETVEQNQSLLVERQIKVQADEHSILLNGDFGLLMHALSNLVRNAAMYSPMNSSIKISATTSEEYLSIAVADQGPGIPSSELENVFEKFRRLPDSPSGGIGLGLSLAKNIVELHKGRIRVANRSIGGAEFTIDLPTKSQPSGLSGETTL